The Acidianus manzaensis genome has a window encoding:
- a CDS encoding glycoside hydrolase family 15 protein: protein MIYGFVSNGKIAALYDENFYIRSLYYPYLGQYNHSVAGYFKIGVWHDGKFTWLDNIKDKRITMDNLTVNTEIKWDNLKIYLSDVAVFSHSVIMRRVNVEGPGFVRFIFYHDFKLNGYEIGDTAFYNPELDAVLHYKDNTWFLIGSSHNIYEYTTGRRDKNEVLSDCEDGKLNKNPIAQGSVASAISIAYPSFYYFIIAGESFDHVTKIFNEIKENPKFHYEKNKFYWDSITSSLSDNLAKISLAIMLGHVGDNGAIPASLDTDILKFNLDTYAYIWPRDSALTANVLDNAGYFSFTRNFYDLVFHKLFLDKGYLFQKYNPDGTFGSTWHPWTVRSKNSLNIQEDETATVIWAFWNYFLKSRDYAMLKDVYHVIRNAANFMTDFRDEKLKLPLESYDLWEEKLGVHTYTVASVYAGLKAASNFANMVGDEENKKKWNDTAEEVKNSLREYMFDKERGVFYKYVNIDDGKITSVDKTIESSTLGIIIFDVFDINDPIVESNVKQVMDKLWVKNIGGLARYGNDYYQRVNGNYNGIPGNVWIITTMWLAQYFAKKGDINKTKELLAWANSHAISGLLPEQISPFDGSPLSVIPLLWSHSEYLKTYLMINRG, encoded by the coding sequence ATGATATATGGTTTCGTCTCTAATGGAAAAATAGCAGCATTGTATGACGAGAATTTTTACATAAGATCTTTATATTATCCTTATCTAGGGCAATATAATCATTCTGTAGCAGGATATTTTAAAATAGGGGTATGGCATGATGGAAAATTCACTTGGTTGGATAATATAAAAGATAAAAGGATTACAATGGATAATTTGACTGTAAATACTGAAATTAAATGGGATAATTTAAAAATATATCTTAGCGACGTTGCAGTTTTCTCTCATAGCGTAATAATGAGAAGAGTAAACGTAGAAGGACCAGGATTTGTTAGATTTATTTTTTATCATGATTTTAAATTGAATGGATATGAAATAGGAGATACTGCATTTTATAATCCTGAATTAGATGCAGTTTTACATTATAAGGATAATACTTGGTTCTTAATTGGCTCATCGCATAATATCTATGAATATACTACTGGAAGAAGAGATAAGAATGAAGTTTTGAGCGATTGTGAAGATGGAAAACTTAATAAGAATCCAATAGCTCAAGGATCTGTAGCTTCTGCTATATCTATTGCATATCCTTCCTTCTATTATTTCATAATAGCTGGAGAAAGTTTTGATCATGTAACAAAAATCTTTAATGAAATTAAAGAGAATCCTAAATTCCATTATGAGAAGAATAAATTCTACTGGGATTCTATTACTTCTTCTTTGTCTGATAATTTAGCCAAGATAAGCCTTGCAATTATGTTAGGTCATGTAGGCGATAACGGAGCGATACCGGCTTCTTTAGATACTGATATTTTGAAGTTTAATTTAGATACTTATGCTTATATTTGGCCTAGAGATTCAGCATTAACTGCAAATGTTCTAGATAATGCTGGATATTTCTCATTTACAAGGAATTTCTATGATCTAGTTTTTCATAAATTATTTTTGGACAAAGGATATTTATTTCAAAAATATAATCCAGATGGAACTTTTGGAAGTACGTGGCATCCATGGACAGTAAGGAGTAAGAATTCATTGAATATTCAAGAAGATGAAACTGCTACTGTAATCTGGGCTTTCTGGAATTATTTCTTAAAAAGTAGAGATTATGCTATGTTAAAGGATGTTTATCATGTAATTAGAAACGCTGCAAACTTTATGACTGATTTTAGGGATGAAAAGCTAAAATTACCTTTGGAGTCTTACGATTTATGGGAGGAAAAATTAGGAGTACATACTTATACTGTAGCTTCAGTATATGCTGGATTAAAAGCTGCAAGCAATTTTGCAAACATGGTAGGCGATGAAGAAAATAAGAAAAAATGGAACGATACAGCAGAGGAAGTTAAGAATTCTTTAAGAGAATATATGTTTGACAAGGAAAGAGGAGTATTTTATAAATATGTAAATATAGATGATGGAAAAATTACTTCAGTAGATAAAACTATAGAATCTAGCACTTTAGGTATTATCATTTTTGATGTTTTTGACATTAATGACCCAATAGTTGAAAGTAATGTAAAACAAGTTATGGATAAACTTTGGGTTAAGAATATAGGAGGATTAGCAAGATATGGAAATGATTATTATCAGAGAGTTAATGGAAATTACAATGGAATACCGGGTAATGTGTGGATAATAACTACAATGTGGTTAGCTCAATATTTTGCTAAAAAAGGAGATATAAATAAAACTAAAGAATTACTAGCCTGGGCTAACTCTCATGCAATTTCAGGATTATTACCAGAACAAATCAGCCCATTTGATGGGTCTCCCTTATCTGTTATTCCTTTATTATGGTCTCATAGCGAATATCTTAAAACTTATTTAATGATTAATAGAGGATAA
- a CDS encoding ATP-binding protein has product MIANDFVDRELLLKALIDWNFWYKDQYSGFPRQYSEKIIRILLSGLLVDVVGVKRSGKSTIFNQVIQKLIKNGTDPLNTLIINFEDPRFNEITDANSLFQLYEIYQEIRKDKKSKPFIFLDEVQKVKNWENFARSLIDRKEAYIAVSGSTSAITKGKLRETLSGRHISVEVYPLSFKEFLQFKGVELKSELDILANETKIKSLFLEYLKFGGFPLVAINEMKENILLNLYEDILSKDVVKCCKIKNENQVKNLSLYYITNVGNRISLRRISRTLQIPIRNVERYTQCLLNSYLIFFVNPLSSKLTQMVRAEKKVYVIDQGISNVIGYKLNETLGPLLENAVFIELLRRYGSRNIFYYRGKNEVDFLILENNKIKEMYQVTYSLNDLDREIKGIIEISKKDKDVKATILTFDEEKEIKINDETIPVIKTWKWMLDFKQ; this is encoded by the coding sequence TTGATAGCAAATGACTTTGTGGACAGAGAATTATTGCTAAAGGCTTTGATAGACTGGAATTTCTGGTATAAAGATCAATATTCTGGTTTTCCAAGGCAATATTCTGAAAAGATTATACGAATCTTGCTTTCAGGATTGTTAGTAGATGTAGTAGGTGTAAAGAGATCAGGTAAATCTACAATATTTAACCAAGTAATTCAGAAATTAATAAAAAATGGTACTGATCCCCTTAATACTCTTATAATTAATTTTGAAGATCCAAGATTTAACGAAATCACAGATGCTAATTCATTATTTCAACTTTACGAAATATATCAAGAGATAAGAAAAGATAAAAAATCCAAACCTTTTATATTCCTAGATGAGGTACAAAAGGTAAAAAATTGGGAAAATTTTGCCAGATCATTAATAGATAGAAAAGAAGCCTATATAGCTGTATCTGGATCTACAAGTGCAATTACAAAAGGAAAATTAAGAGAAACGTTATCCGGAAGACATATTTCTGTTGAAGTATATCCTCTTTCATTCAAAGAATTTTTACAATTTAAAGGAGTAGAATTGAAATCAGAACTAGATATATTAGCAAATGAGACAAAAATAAAATCTCTATTTTTAGAATATTTAAAATTTGGCGGATTTCCACTAGTTGCAATAAACGAAATGAAAGAAAACATACTATTAAATCTCTATGAAGATATATTAAGTAAAGACGTTGTAAAGTGTTGCAAAATAAAGAATGAAAACCAGGTTAAGAACTTAAGCTTATATTACATTACAAATGTAGGTAATAGGATCTCTTTGAGAAGAATTTCAAGAACATTGCAAATTCCAATCAGAAATGTAGAAAGATATACCCAATGCCTTCTTAATTCATACCTCATATTTTTTGTAAATCCATTAAGCTCAAAATTAACGCAAATGGTAAGAGCAGAGAAAAAAGTATACGTCATAGACCAAGGAATTTCAAACGTGATAGGATATAAACTAAACGAAACTCTAGGTCCATTATTAGAAAACGCAGTTTTTATAGAACTTTTGAGAAGATATGGATCTAGAAATATATTTTACTATAGAGGTAAAAACGAAGTAGACTTTCTAATTTTAGAAAATAATAAGATAAAAGAAATGTATCAAGTAACTTATTCCCTTAACGATCTTGATAGAGAAATTAAGGGAATAATAGAGATTAGTAAAAAAGATAAAGACGTAAAAGCTACTATACTTACTTTTGATGAAGAGAAAGAAATAAAGATTAACGATGAAACAATTCCTGTAATAAAAACATGGAAATGGATGTTAGATTTTAAGCAATAA
- a CDS encoding PaREP1 family protein: MKQFSTAKFEEEIARKFLEENLIRNSAGKTYQSWKALVAAFASKNREKLKSLFQGKVRIKGGKKVEKVDWIIAVMPSTVLKIVAQTIGGKIDVYTNLALLIHSYQYNGPDSQGILSPYINDESAKADIVKLLDIINEILKEEGVKE; the protein is encoded by the coding sequence CTGAAACAGTTTTCCACGGCTAAATTTGAAGAGGAAATAGCAAGAAAATTTTTAGAAGAAAATTTAATACGAAATTCTGCCGGAAAAACTTATCAATCATGGAAGGCCTTAGTTGCAGCTTTTGCTTCTAAAAATAGAGAAAAACTAAAAAGTTTATTCCAAGGAAAAGTAAGAATTAAAGGGGGCAAAAAAGTAGAGAAGGTTGATTGGATAATAGCTGTAATGCCAAGTACTGTATTAAAGATAGTTGCCCAGACTATTGGAGGTAAAATAGATGTTTATACTAACTTAGCATTACTAATTCATTCTTATCAGTACAATGGACCAGACTCTCAAGGAATATTAAGTCCTTATATTAATGATGAGTCAGCTAAAGCTGATATTGTTAAATTACTGGACATTATTAACGAGATACTAAAGGAGGAAGGAGTAAAAGAATAA
- a CDS encoding IS607 family transposase, with the protein MLRPKEVCQRLGISYRTLQDYVKKGIITPVKLPSGKTRFKEEDIEKLEGIIRKKKVVLYARVPSNTQKDDLVNQLNYLQSKVQQYDLVISDVSSGLNMKRKGFQKLLRMILNNEVSKIVVTYKDRLVRFGYEILEEVCKAHNCEIVVLEAEDKTPEQELIEDLISILVSFSGKLYGMRSHKYEKVKKCIEELKN; encoded by the coding sequence ATGCTAAGACCAAAAGAAGTATGCCAAAGACTAGGAATATCATACAGAACATTACAAGATTACGTTAAGAAGGGAATAATAACACCAGTAAAACTACCATCTGGAAAAACAAGATTCAAAGAAGAAGACATAGAAAAACTAGAAGGAATAATAAGAAAAAAGAAAGTAGTGTTATATGCAAGAGTACCATCAAACACACAAAAAGATGACCTTGTAAACCAATTGAACTACCTGCAAAGTAAAGTACAACAATACGACTTAGTAATCTCCGATGTAAGTTCTGGATTAAACATGAAAAGAAAAGGATTCCAAAAACTACTTAGAATGATACTAAACAACGAAGTAAGCAAAATTGTAGTTACATACAAGGACAGACTAGTAAGATTTGGTTACGAGATACTAGAAGAAGTATGCAAAGCACACAACTGTGAAATAGTAGTGTTAGAAGCAGAGGATAAAACACCAGAACAAGAATTAATTGAAGACTTAATCAGCATCTTAGTCTCATTCTCTGGAAAGTTGTATGGAATGAGGAGTCATAAGTATGAAAAGGTGAAGAAATGCATTGAAGAACTTAAGAATTAA
- a CDS encoding RNA-guided endonuclease InsQ/TnpB family protein, giving the protein MKNLRIKTFQPQTQYLHITYIIKNNQEKSKELIKAYTKLLNKGIQYLFKKITIIHVKKTNKILLPKNKNTYKELRKYLINQNNYNLAKHYIDQAIHDTYSILESWKRKYEKKKAKFKPPLVKKGYVRVKTTLRKVEGKSVRITVKPYEYITYSWDKTWFSKRVEDFELTEPIIKEDKVHLVFRKELPTTTPLEVVAFDSNLFSLDGYDGEKFVMVSTKQLYSLKFIMQEKRSRVQSLASKKFRVGRRLLNKYSHRERNRVNDLVHKLANLILSLYNNHVLVFEKLNKEGMFKDGSDSLSRKLSRTVWRKLVGVLRYKAFFYNCRVVEVDPYLTSRSCPRCGWVGSRMVGRTFRCGRCGFALDRQFSASLNIFKRYLKNFNLRMWGFSHPERVSGVIPLMGGRGMSVRDFGELQGSRIEYKIYEIQ; this is encoded by the coding sequence TTGAAGAACTTAAGAATTAAAACATTCCAACCACAAACTCAATACCTACACATAACATACATAATAAAAAACAACCAAGAAAAAAGCAAAGAACTAATAAAAGCATACACAAAATTACTAAACAAAGGAATACAATACTTATTCAAAAAAATAACAATAATACACGTCAAGAAAACTAATAAAATACTACTACCAAAAAACAAAAACACATACAAAGAACTAAGAAAATACCTAATCAACCAAAACAACTACAACCTAGCAAAACACTACATAGACCAAGCAATACACGACACATACTCAATCCTTGAGTCATGGAAAAGAAAATACGAGAAGAAAAAAGCCAAATTCAAACCACCACTAGTAAAGAAAGGTTACGTGAGAGTAAAAACCACACTAAGAAAAGTTGAAGGAAAAAGCGTTAGAATCACTGTAAAACCTTATGAATACATCACTTACTCTTGGGATAAAACGTGGTTTTCAAAAAGAGTAGAAGATTTTGAACTAACAGAACCAATCATCAAGGAGGATAAAGTGCACTTAGTTTTTAGAAAAGAATTACCAACTACTACACCTCTCGAGGTTGTTGCATTTGATTCAAATCTTTTCTCCCTAGACGGTTATGATGGCGAGAAGTTTGTGATGGTGTCAACGAAGCAACTTTATAGTTTGAAGTTTATTATGCAGGAGAAGAGGAGTAGGGTTCAGTCTTTAGCGTCTAAGAAGTTTAGGGTTGGGAGGAGGTTGTTGAATAAGTATTCTCATCGTGAGAGGAATAGGGTTAATGATTTGGTTCATAAGTTGGCTAATCTTATCCTTAGCCTTTACAATAATCATGTTTTGGTTTTTGAGAAGCTTAATAAGGAGGGTATGTTTAAAGATGGTAGTGATTCTTTATCAAGAAAATTGTCGAGGACTGTTTGGAGGAAGTTGGTTGGTGTGTTGAGGTATAAGGCTTTTTTCTATAATTGTAGGGTTGTTGAGGTAGATCCGTATCTTACGTCTAGGTCTTGCCCCAGATGTGGATGGGTTGGTTCCCGAATGGTTGGCAGGACTTTTAGGTGTGGGAGGTGTGGTTTCGCTTTGGATAGGCAATTTAGTGCGTCATTAAATATTTTCAAGAGGTATTTGAAGAATTTTAACCTCAGAATGTGGGGGTTTTCTCATCCTGAGAGGGTGAGTGGGGTTATTCCCCTAATGGGAGGAAGAGGGATGAGTGTTCGTGACTTCGGTGAACTCCAAGGGTCGAGAATTGAATACAAAATATATGAAATTCAATGA
- a CDS encoding AAA family ATPase, with translation MLFNPTPKDERKDFFDKEKEMEQLKELRTPLILVLGLRRTGKSSLIKISTKELEHEKGTITIYIDLRKFEEKNYFSYREFLLQLQSEINKLKRFSKIIDSLKKIEGVSIAGNEIRLSWNKEDRLQFSSLLDALEEGSDNKVVIVLDEAQELLKMRGLNILPSLAYAYDNLKKVKIIISGSEIGLLYDFLRINDAKSPLYGRAFSTVELKPFSKEEAMEFLRKGFEELKIPFNKEEETYEKLGGIPGWLTYFGFTYLESRNYEESINRTLDYAKLLIKKEFDSFISARYTAKKRYYIIMKVISRCGRWSDVKRALEAEEGIEISDSEVYNYLSQLTKHSWIVKNNEMYCPSEPLIGYTFT, from the coding sequence TTGCTCTTTAATCCAACACCTAAGGATGAAAGAAAGGATTTCTTTGACAAAGAAAAAGAGATGGAACAATTGAAAGAATTAAGGACTCCTTTAATTCTAGTTTTAGGCCTTAGAAGAACAGGGAAATCTTCTTTGATAAAAATTTCAACGAAAGAACTTGAGCACGAAAAAGGAACAATAACAATTTATATAGATTTAAGAAAATTTGAAGAGAAAAATTATTTTTCATATCGTGAATTTCTCCTTCAATTACAGAGTGAGATAAATAAACTAAAGAGATTTTCAAAGATTATAGATTCACTTAAAAAGATAGAAGGAGTCTCAATTGCTGGTAATGAGATTAGACTCAGCTGGAATAAAGAAGATAGGCTTCAATTTTCTTCTTTGCTTGATGCATTAGAAGAGGGAAGTGATAATAAAGTTGTAATAGTTTTGGATGAAGCACAAGAATTACTAAAGATGAGAGGATTGAATATTTTACCTAGTTTAGCTTATGCTTACGATAATTTAAAAAAAGTGAAGATCATAATAAGCGGATCTGAAATTGGCTTACTTTATGATTTTCTTAGAATTAACGATGCTAAAAGCCCTCTTTATGGCAGGGCATTTTCCACAGTAGAATTAAAGCCATTCAGTAAGGAAGAAGCTATGGAGTTTTTAAGAAAGGGTTTTGAAGAACTAAAGATTCCTTTCAATAAGGAGGAGGAAACATATGAAAAACTAGGAGGCATACCTGGATGGTTAACATATTTTGGATTTACTTATTTGGAATCAAGAAATTATGAAGAGAGTATAAACAGAACTTTAGATTATGCAAAACTCTTAATAAAGAAAGAGTTCGATAGTTTTATCTCAGCTAGATATACTGCTAAGAAGAGATATTATATAATTATGAAAGTGATAAGCAGATGCGGTAGATGGAGTGATGTTAAAAGGGCTTTGGAAGCTGAAGAAGGAATTGAAATTAGCGATTCTGAGGTTTATAATTACTTATCACAACTTACGAAGCATTCTTGGATAGTTAAAAATAATGAAATGTATTGTCCATCTGAGCCTCTTATAGGATATACGTTCACCTAA
- a CDS encoding lysine exporter LysO family protein yields the protein MLSDLVVLLLIFTIAYWGGVQLSSQAIERILYLSIISSIAIVAITYFLGSFITIDVEKRGDKRRQIKVSLRTQLKYIIPLLAGFISGFILKFNLPFNSIIDYELYILAFVIGIAVGKDINKEILRRISRVAISSILIVILGGVISSIVLFILGIKPFNLALSISLGSGWYSYTGPIVAKYYGPIYGVIGFLVNFLREQLTFSLLPFLLKTRSSPIGAIAVGGATSMDVTLGFYVDVLGNEYGVGALINGVILTLLVPIILPIMLSI from the coding sequence ATGCTCTCTGACTTAGTGGTTTTACTCTTAATTTTTACTATAGCGTATTGGGGAGGCGTACAGCTATCTTCTCAAGCCATAGAAAGAATATTATATCTTTCAATTATATCGTCAATAGCAATTGTCGCTATAACGTACTTTTTAGGTTCATTTATAACTATAGACGTAGAAAAAAGAGGGGATAAAAGAAGACAGATAAAAGTATCGCTAAGAACTCAGCTTAAGTATATTATTCCTTTACTAGCAGGTTTTATTTCTGGTTTTATACTTAAATTTAATTTACCTTTTAATTCTATAATAGATTATGAACTTTACATCTTGGCATTTGTTATAGGAATTGCAGTAGGAAAAGATATAAACAAAGAAATCCTCAGAAGAATTTCCAGAGTAGCAATATCTTCTATCCTCATAGTAATATTAGGTGGAGTAATTTCTTCAATAGTTTTATTTATTCTTGGAATAAAACCGTTTAATTTGGCTTTATCTATTTCCTTGGGCTCAGGTTGGTATTCTTACACAGGGCCAATAGTAGCTAAATATTATGGTCCAATATATGGAGTAATAGGATTTTTAGTAAATTTTTTGAGAGAACAACTTACTTTTTCTTTACTCCCATTTTTACTTAAAACCAGATCTTCACCAATTGGAGCTATAGCAGTAGGTGGAGCAACATCAATGGATGTAACTTTAGGTTTTTATGTTGATGTTTTAGGAAATGAATACGGTGTAGGAGCTTTAATAAATGGTGTTATACTTACCTTACTTGTCCCGATAATTTTACCCATCATGCTATCTATTTAG
- a CDS encoding 5-formyltetrahydrofolate cyclo-ligase: MNKQEIRQLVWKTLEEKNIASFPRPVYGRIPNFKGSEKAAKILTETKEFKQASIIKINPDSPQRKVREIALREGKKILTPTPRLRGQFFLLDGKRISDPRKASSISGFTSEGEKIDFDKIPKIDMIIVGSVAVTRTGDRVGKGEGYSELEYAILREQGKIDENTPVATTVHSIQIVDKIPTEIFDVPVDIIATEKELIITQNKREKPKGLYLDYLSKEKIEDTPYLKYYLKVTKRI; encoded by the coding sequence ATGAATAAGCAAGAGATAAGACAACTCGTTTGGAAAACATTAGAAGAGAAAAACATAGCATCATTCCCTAGACCAGTTTATGGAAGAATACCAAATTTTAAAGGATCAGAAAAAGCAGCCAAAATATTAACAGAAACAAAAGAATTCAAACAAGCCAGCATAATAAAAATAAATCCTGACTCTCCGCAGAGAAAAGTAAGAGAAATAGCCCTAAGAGAAGGAAAGAAAATCCTAACTCCAACACCAAGATTAAGGGGACAATTCTTTCTCTTAGATGGTAAGAGAATATCAGATCCCAGAAAAGCATCTTCAATCTCAGGTTTTACCTCAGAAGGAGAAAAAATAGACTTTGATAAAATTCCTAAAATAGACATGATTATTGTAGGTTCAGTAGCAGTAACAAGAACAGGAGATAGAGTAGGAAAAGGTGAAGGCTACAGCGAATTAGAATACGCAATACTAAGAGAACAAGGAAAAATAGATGAAAACACTCCAGTAGCTACTACAGTACATAGTATACAGATAGTTGACAAAATACCGACAGAAATATTCGACGTCCCAGTAGACATTATAGCTACAGAAAAAGAATTAATTATAACTCAAAATAAAAGAGAAAAACCAAAAGGGCTCTACTTAGATTATCTATCTAAAGAAAAAATAGAAGACACACCATATTTAAAATATTATTTAAAAGTTACAAAAAGAATATAA
- a CDS encoding isochorismatase family cysteine hydrolase, producing MAWFNLDELKKHIRKDNSVLVVWDVQEALVNNIFNKSEFIPKLQELIDSARKNNVPIVYTKITPLPERFQPPYMRRSFNPGDIVKEVYPKEGDVILNKNTADIFVGTNFELMLRNIGITTIVFTGIATDIGVETSARHAQALGFLPVIAKEAVSSGDKDAHERSLANLQRLMLVLPNSEIINRWNS from the coding sequence ATGGCTTGGTTTAATTTAGACGAGTTAAAAAAACACATAAGAAAAGACAATTCAGTTCTAGTAGTATGGGATGTACAAGAAGCATTAGTAAACAACATATTTAATAAGAGTGAGTTTATTCCAAAACTTCAAGAACTTATTGACAGTGCTAGAAAAAATAATGTGCCAATAGTCTACACAAAAATAACACCATTACCAGAAAGATTCCAACCACCTTACATGAGAAGATCATTTAACCCTGGAGACATAGTAAAAGAAGTATATCCCAAAGAAGGAGACGTAATATTAAACAAAAACACTGCAGATATTTTTGTAGGAACAAACTTTGAATTAATGCTAAGAAATATAGGAATAACAACTATTGTATTTACAGGAATAGCAACAGATATAGGTGTAGAGACTTCAGCAAGACATGCACAAGCATTAGGATTTTTACCAGTGATTGCAAAAGAAGCAGTATCATCAGGAGATAAAGACGCACATGAAAGATCATTAGCAAACTTACAAAGACTAATGTTAGTTCTTCCAAACTCAGAAATAATAAACAGATGGAATTCTTAA
- a CDS encoding cation:proton antiporter encodes MNYENLGLILLLALGLAFILSKLKISPIIAYLLAGVIGTSYLGINFNSPYFSLITSLALNLIAFEIGSGFDISKARELFTRALTIALVEMTLIVMISYYTGIFILHLGTIGSAFLILASIDTSTSIIYKLTGGNKKFDLLIAVASIEDIEVFFIYSILVALGGSFSLTKIISIVLQVVIASFMIYVFAKFFLNRVLFKPSRIEDESILTLLPIALVFIFAAISQITGVPETLTMILAGIAFSSVSGSGKVIQYISPIREFALIFFFLSVGGLLKINISITTFMLISFLIILIKYFSFSTANWITGSRFVDSFVDGIYMIPLSEFGIITSLDAIQQGINIYAVYIISIVVVILSSILASVIIPRVDRIRKLLNRTYSNSKVLLQMDLAISWFNKTVVKNITPISKSTLLKSFIQITFYIIVPFFLFPTLYRFEDAILSPLRISWLFYPFFAFSVFLAIVLLLRFTIEMVRVYYTLLGEIIIRAHNLKSKLIREFWNGIVDIAGHGVTFYILVVMLFYVALELPVVVEHIPSFIVGPGILVGFIGSMIYIRRIRFKTITKFYLFSKRKPNQKSIIKLTKNVILKMKKNKERIIAPNE; translated from the coding sequence ATGAATTATGAAAATCTTGGACTTATATTGCTTCTAGCGCTAGGTTTAGCATTCATTTTATCTAAACTCAAAATCTCTCCAATAATAGCGTATTTATTGGCGGGAGTAATCGGTACATCCTATTTAGGAATAAACTTCAATTCTCCATACTTCTCTTTGATAACTTCCTTAGCATTAAACTTGATAGCCTTTGAAATTGGATCAGGATTTGATATTTCTAAAGCCAGAGAACTATTTACTAGAGCATTAACTATAGCCTTAGTAGAAATGACACTAATAGTTATGATCTCTTACTATACCGGAATCTTTATACTTCACTTAGGAACAATAGGGTCAGCCTTTCTAATCCTAGCTTCGATAGATACTAGCACATCAATAATCTATAAACTAACTGGAGGAAATAAAAAATTTGATTTATTAATTGCAGTAGCATCAATAGAAGATATAGAAGTATTCTTCATATATTCTATACTCGTTGCCTTAGGCGGTTCTTTTTCTCTAACTAAAATAATCTCTATCGTACTACAAGTAGTAATTGCTTCCTTCATGATTTATGTCTTTGCTAAATTCTTCTTGAATAGAGTACTCTTCAAACCGTCTAGAATAGAAGACGAAAGCATTCTAACGTTATTACCAATAGCTCTAGTCTTTATCTTTGCAGCTATATCTCAAATTACTGGAGTACCTGAAACTTTAACCATGATATTAGCTGGTATAGCTTTTTCATCAGTTAGTGGAAGCGGGAAAGTAATACAATATATTTCTCCAATAAGAGAATTTGCTCTTATTTTCTTCTTTCTATCCGTAGGAGGATTATTAAAAATAAACATAAGCATTACTACTTTTATGTTAATCTCATTCCTGATTATATTAATTAAGTATTTTTCCTTTAGTACAGCTAATTGGATCACTGGTTCTAGATTTGTAGATTCGTTCGTCGATGGAATTTATATGATTCCATTGAGTGAGTTTGGAATAATAACCAGTTTAGATGCCATTCAACAAGGTATAAACATATATGCAGTTTATATTATTTCAATAGTTGTAGTGATTTTATCTTCTATACTAGCTAGCGTTATCATACCTAGAGTAGACAGAATACGTAAGTTACTTAATAGAACGTATAGTAACTCTAAAGTTCTTTTACAAATGGATTTAGCAATATCTTGGTTCAACAAAACCGTAGTAAAAAATATAACGCCAATAAGCAAGTCGACACTACTGAAAAGTTTTATTCAAATCACGTTTTATATAATTGTTCCTTTCTTTTTGTTTCCTACATTATATAGATTTGAAGATGCGATATTATCTCCTCTACGTATTTCATGGTTATTCTATCCGTTCTTTGCGTTTAGTGTATTTTTAGCCATAGTACTTCTATTAAGGTTTACTATAGAAATGGTAAGAGTATATTATACTCTACTCGGAGAAATTATAATTAGAGCGCATAATCTAAAGAGTAAACTAATAAGGGAGTTTTGGAACGGAATAGTAGATATAGCAGGACATGGAGTTACATTTTATATATTAGTAGTAATGCTTTTCTATGTTGCATTGGAGCTTCCAGTAGTAGTAGAGCATATTCCATCCTTTATTGTTGGTCCAGGTATATTAGTAGGTTTTATAGGTTCTATGATTTATATAAGAAGAATTAGATTTAAAACGATTACAAAATTTTATCTATTCTCAAAAAGAAAGCCTAATCAAAAAAGTATTATAAAACTAACTAAAAATGTTATCTTAAAAATGAAGAAAAATAAAGAAAGGATAATAGCACCGAATGAATGA